GACATTTGAATACTTGCTAACCGGTGGGGGGTGCTACTTTCACTGAAGAGAATAACTTGTTCTACAGACCTCAGAGCTCTGTTTTGGTCTTGTTGTGTCAGATGGTCAGATAAATAAGAGAGCAAGATTGATAAGAACTTTAAAagccaacattaaaaaaaaattaaatctatTTTGCAATGTACAGGAAGAAAATAGAGAATAAAGAGCAGGGTGATGTGCACACATCTGGGAGTGTTTGTAAAAATGTGGGCTGCAACATTTTGCATGAATTGCAGGCGACTGGGCCAggaatcaaataaatatttcaactcCTGTTGACAAGCTATCTGATAAATTAAATCAacaaaattaaatgtatatatccaaaaatgacaaatgacatttgtctcaggatttgtttttacaatccGTATGGAATGTGACACCCAAATTTGAGGATACTACAGTCAATGACTTGATAGGTGCAGATGAAATTCAAAAGTTTATCACTTCCTGTTGCCACAAGGTGGTGCTGTGACTCATCAAATGTATCAATTTAGATGTTTGTTCAAGGTGGTAAGTTTGGAGCTCGGTGGGGCATAATGGAAAAATAACGAAGAACTGCCCGCTTGTTATTACTGGCTAATCATTATTCGTTGGATAATGATTTTGTTTATTGAGCTACTCTAATGCcgcctcatgggtagcacagGTAGTGCGGTTTGCAGAAGCTAACGTagcacagccagtgtctcccttgagccggtcccaagtcCAGATAAATGTAGAGGGTTGcctgcaggaatggcatccagcgtaaaacctttacagatttaaaggtcccatataaTGAAAAACCCACTTTTCCCAtttttctacactattatggcgggtttgggtcattatcaacccccagacagttaaataaaccattcagtgaatcctgcgtagtgtgcgtagttctgtaatcaagtacagaaacgcttctggaagaaaccTCTCTTACTGTGACTTGAACgtacgaaaacgtgcacaagatgtgtgcgcACAGGGATGCacattcagaggcttttctgatagagctgtttgagacagaaaagagggacgctgtcctgcagcatctgtttgctagtttgaccaaagactgttacagatatttcatacaagtgtctgggaactgcgttaacttgtggaaatagggtagaatatgggatctttaaacaTCCCATAAGAACACAGACTGTTCTCTCATGCTGCAGCCGGTCTTCAACTATGTAATTGATAAACCAAGTAGCAAATCAAAGTTTATGGTCAACACTCGAAGTGACCGGAGAAGTGACCGGAGACCATCCCACTTGTTCATTTGAACAACAAACCATCCTTAGATGGTAATGCTGTCACGGTGTTCCACAATGTTCTGTGTTTGGATCTATtggatctatttttttttaatattatttaaattaacttCCATTGTTATACTGACAatgatatctgtctgtctatctatctattgatCAATCCTAGTATGTTGATCTGTTCTGTGCAAACAACATCTATCGCATACAGTATCTGTCAATTCTGGGAGGGAGACCCCTCCTCTGTTGCTCTCCCTGAGCTTCTTCCATTCTGATTCTGAGCAAAATGAATAGAATACAATAGAAGACATACAATGCAATTGAACAAGAATCGGCCAAGTCCTTCATTCAGTCGTCATCTCTTTAACTTCCTCCCTCATTCCCAACTACCAAAGCTGCACGAGGAGAGCCCTGggacaacaaaaacacaatccaGCAACTTCAGTTAATGTTGAACATTAAACTTCAGTCTGGAAGGATGTCGAATCTGTCCGGTGGAGCGCCGGgaggctgcaggttttccttccagccggttactaaagcaggtgattttaattatcaacacctccttcaatttgagatatggaactcattagtgagatcggctgctggagagatggttggaaagaaaacctggagtgtcacGGCCCACCATAGCACCAGTTCAACACCCTCCTAAACTTTAGGAGGAGGAAATTCTCTCTGATAGAAACACAGAAAAATTGTTATAGGGAGGATGATGCATTGCCTGCACATGATGACAGTGGCAGGTGCAATAAAGATAGAAAATATTGTTGCTTCAGGTTTCCATACATTAAGATAGTAATATGTAATATAGAACAGACCCAGCAAGGCACGTGCAGATTTTAACTCTTCTCACAGTGACTTTGACAGTGTAGTGTAATGTCCTCCCTCAAATAAGAAGATGCCAGGCCATCACTCTTTACAATACACTGATCTCACAGGAGTCAGGTTCAAGTACCTTAAGTGTTACAATAAGCTTAATAGTTTTTCGATACCAGGAATAGCAAAAGGCATAGATTACTGGATTAAGACAAGAATTGAAATTGAACAGCCAGCTCTCTAAAGGCACAGATGTAAGACTAAACAGACTGTTTTCACCCAgtagagaggaaataaaatatggACAGAGGCATGtcagaaacacaacaataacaacaccaAGAGTCCTGGCTGCTTTCAGCTCAGACTTCTTTGCAGACACAGTTCCTGAAAGTGTGATAGACGTAATGTGAGACCTCATGGCACGAGCCTGAGACACAGCAACCACAAATACTCTCATGTACAGAAATATGATGATGGTGACAGGAGCAAAAAAGGTTGTAATAATGTCTGCAATTCCTGCAACATAATTAATGACAATCACACAATCTCCAGAGCATAAAGTATATCTGTTAGGTTGTCTCAAGTTGTCAACCATTAAGAGAACAACATATAGAATTGAACAAATCCAACAAAAGGAAATGCAGATTGTAACTCTTGTCACAGTGATTTTAGTGGAATAATGCAGAGGGTAACAAATAGCCACGTAGCGGTCAACTGATATGAGCACAATGGTTCCAACTGATGCAGAGGTACTTATAAAGAGTAAAACATAAAATGAGACACACATTAGGTCACCAAGAAACCAGCAGTCATTTGTTATGAGAATTTGAAATGACATAAGGATACCAACAAAGAAATCAGAAACAgccagggagaggaggaggaggttggtgggGGTGTGGAGCTGCCTGCAGCGGGAGAGAAGCATCAGATGTATTATATGTTGTGGAGCAAATAGGAATTTCAATAGTATTTAGCAGAAACAATGAGAGCAATACATAAAAGCCGTATTTAGAACAGAAATCGACAATTATCCAGACCTTAATTAATTATAAACATGAATTCTTAATGATTATCGCTTTCATAAACTGATACCTGAAGtgagagatggagatgatgaccagcAGGTTGAGAGTCATCGTGACCACAGAGATGAAGGACAGCAAAATATAAATCAGCAAAGCTTCAGCGTGTGTGCGCTGTGGCTTCGTGCAGGAAGTGTTGACGAGTTCAGGAAAGCAGAGTTGACCTTCTTCCAGTGTCTCCATCATCGGAGACCAAAGATGAGGCCGGAGAGCTCGGCTTGCTCTGTGACCAAACGTCTCTGTACAGCTGATATAGCTGTCGTCCGCTTCATCCTACCCACTTTCTACAACTACTTGGTCACTGGGACTGGAGCCCATCCCAACAATGTTTGTCAAACAAGACATTTGAATACTAGCCAACAGATGGCGCAACGACTTTGACTGAGGAGAAACACTTGTGCTACAGACCTCAGAGCTCTGTTTTAGCCCTGGCACTAGATTGTTAAGAGCGTTAAAAGccaaaattaaatgtttaaaatacattttggaatGGAATTGAAGCCAATGGAGAGAACAGGGGTGATGACACTACTCCTGGCAAGCTGTCTGATGAAtgaaatcatccatccatccattttctttgagATGAGAtaacctcaatcgtctcatctacagccgtttttccgctttgtgggtaacgggtctgctggagcctatgccAGCTTACTATGGGTGAGGTGGGGCACACCTCAGACGAGTCACCAGCGCACCAGCGGGGccgcacagagacagacgacaTGCACAGTGGGTGccgctgtttcctcacagcaacaaTGTTCCGCGTTCAATTCCTATCtatgcagagtttgtatgttctccccatgccTGTGTGGGTCTTCCTCCCAAccccaaaaacatacaatttagatgtttttttatcACTTCAAATTGCGGTTGCCTGGCTATGTGTGGCctcgcgatgcgctggcgacgcatccggggtgtaccctgcctcgaGATTTTAGGAACCaacagcaggccagcatttcGGGACCGCAGGGCTCTAGTGGGGCAAGATGGCGtaatgagctctgtaaggtaaggaggggcttggctgttgagggctttaaaagtgagtagaaggatgtTATATTCAATTcgtgctctaacaggaagcaATGCAGAGACACCataacaggggaaatgtgttctctcagtctggctCCTGTTAAAACACAAGCTGCtgtgttctggatcagctgtGGATGTTTAATAGAGCTTTTGGGGCAACCGGACAGTAATGAATCGCAgtaatccagtctggaagttacaaaaACGTGGACagctttttctgcatctttttgggttaataggtgcctgatttttgaaatattgcgaaagtgaaagaacgcagtccttgaaatatgctttatctgggactgaaaggacagggcCTGATCAACGATAACCCCCAGagtcttggcagtggtgctggtggacactgagatgccatctcgttcaactacaacactagagaaaacatttctgagatgttttggcccaagaaccagtacctcagttttatttagatttaataacaagaagttcttggtcatccaggagttaatgtccttaaggcatgTCTGAAGTCTAACTAACTGATCTGtgttgtctggctgaactgacacgTTTAATTGTATGTCATCAacatagcagtggaaatgtatTCGGTTTcctaataatgttacctaagggaagcatatacagcgtgaataaAATAGCTCAAAGCCCCGATAccgtggaactccatatttaacttctgtgtacgtagaagatttattATGAAcatgtacaaactgaaatctatcagatacaTATGAtataaaccagttcaatgcagatcctctaatgCCAACTAAATGtcccagcctctgtaacagaatctgatgatctattgtgtcaaaggctgcactga
This region of Brachionichthys hirsutus isolate HB-005 chromosome 12, CSIRO-AGI_Bhir_v1, whole genome shotgun sequence genomic DNA includes:
- the LOC137902599 gene encoding trace amine-associated receptor 13c-like yields the protein MMETLEEGQLCFPELVNTSCTKPQRTHAEALLIYILLSFISVVTMTLNLLVIISISHFRQLHTPTNLLLLSLAVSDFFVGILMSFQILITNDCWFLGDLMCVSFYVLLFISTSASVGTIVLISVDRYVAICYPLHYSTKITVTRVTICISFCWICSILYVVLLMVDNLRQPNRYTLCSGDCVIVINYVAGIADIITTFFAPVTIIIFLYMRVFVVAVSQARAMRSHITSITLSGTVSAKKSELKAARTLGVVIVVFLTCLCPYFISSLLGENSLFSLTSVPLESWLFNFNSCLNPVIYAFCYSWYRKTIKLIVTLKVLEPDSCEISVL